From Microbacterium invictum, the proteins below share one genomic window:
- a CDS encoding cell division protein CrgA, which yields MARSDKGDESVTQNPDGEPIPNPVWFKPIMLGLMILGLVWVLVFYLSGGGSDSYPIPGIGAWNLVIGFGIAFVGFLMTTRWR from the coding sequence ATGGCACGTTCAGACAAGGGCGACGAATCGGTGACCCAGAACCCCGACGGTGAGCCCATCCCGAACCCGGTGTGGTTCAAGCCCATCATGCTGGGACTCATGATCCTGGGGCTCGTCTGGGTGCTGGTGTTCTACCTCAGCGGCGGCGGATCCGACAGCTACCCGATCCCCGGCATCGGCGCATGGAACCTCGTCATCGGCTTCGGCATCGCCTTCGTCGGCTTTTTGATGACCACGCGCTGGCGCTGA
- a CDS encoding class E sortase: MDAPDAPSSRRTRAAKPRRRVSFVGVIGELLITVGVVALLYVSWQMWIGDMIIGAQKQAEATALSEQWAQEWEAAPPAEPDPEPTDTGEPVEPVVPVRDAPSHGKEFGIMHVPRFGADWNFTVVAGVTRPDILDQGHIGHYPDTAMPGEVGNTVYAAHRWTSGQPFDPIDKLVVGDAIVIETQEGWYTYRFRTLEYVQATQVDVLLPVPQRADLSADGRYLTLTSCAPKLNMLERIIAYALFEDFTPRGDGPPASLTGEAVA; the protein is encoded by the coding sequence ATGGACGCACCCGACGCCCCGTCGAGCCGCCGCACGCGCGCCGCGAAGCCGCGCCGCCGGGTGTCGTTCGTGGGCGTCATCGGCGAGCTGCTGATCACCGTCGGAGTGGTGGCGTTGCTGTATGTGTCGTGGCAGATGTGGATCGGCGACATGATCATCGGCGCGCAGAAGCAGGCCGAGGCCACGGCGCTGTCGGAGCAGTGGGCGCAGGAGTGGGAGGCCGCACCGCCGGCCGAGCCCGATCCCGAGCCGACCGACACCGGTGAGCCCGTGGAGCCGGTGGTGCCGGTGCGTGACGCCCCCTCGCACGGCAAGGAGTTCGGCATCATGCACGTGCCGCGGTTCGGGGCGGACTGGAACTTCACGGTGGTGGCCGGCGTCACCCGTCCCGACATCCTCGACCAGGGCCACATCGGTCACTATCCCGATACGGCGATGCCGGGCGAGGTCGGCAACACCGTCTATGCCGCCCACCGGTGGACCTCCGGTCAGCCGTTCGACCCCATCGACAAGCTCGTGGTGGGCGATGCGATCGTGATCGAGACCCAGGAGGGCTGGTACACCTACCGGTTCCGCACCCTCGAGTACGTGCAGGCGACGCAGGTCGACGTGCTGCTGCCGGTACCGCAGCGCGCCGACCTGTCTGCCGACGGCCGCTACCTGACGCTGACCAGCTGCGCACCGAAGCTGAACATGCTCGAGCGGATCATCGCGTATGCCCTGTTCGAGGACTTCACGCCGCGCGGCGACGGTCCTCCGGCGTCCTTGACCGGAGAGGCGGTGGCCTGA
- a CDS encoding anthranilate synthase component II, producing the protein MTTRILVVDNHDSFVHTLVGYLRELGATCDVVEADAITAASTALTGYAGVVISPGPGTPANAGASIAVVRACAQGEMPLLGVCLGHQAIGEAFGATVGEAPELMHGMTSAVHHDTAPLFAGLPDPFTATRYHSLAIVPETLPAELVVTARTGSGVIMGVAHRTLPIVGVQFHPESVLTEGGYRLLGNWLDGLGMDGAAIRGAGLSPHREIV; encoded by the coding sequence ATGACCACGCGCATCCTGGTCGTCGATAACCACGACAGCTTCGTCCACACCCTCGTCGGCTACCTGCGTGAGCTGGGTGCCACGTGCGACGTCGTCGAAGCGGATGCCATCACCGCGGCATCCACTGCTCTGACGGGGTATGCGGGGGTTGTCATCTCACCCGGGCCGGGCACCCCGGCGAACGCCGGCGCATCGATCGCGGTGGTGCGCGCGTGCGCGCAGGGCGAGATGCCGCTGCTCGGCGTGTGCCTCGGGCACCAGGCGATCGGCGAGGCCTTCGGCGCGACGGTCGGCGAGGCGCCCGAACTCATGCACGGGATGACCTCCGCCGTGCATCACGACACCGCGCCGCTGTTTGCGGGTCTGCCCGATCCCTTCACGGCCACCCGCTACCACTCGCTGGCGATCGTGCCCGAGACACTGCCGGCCGAACTCGTCGTGACGGCGCGCACCGGCTCAGGGGTGATCATGGGCGTCGCGCACCGCACGCTGCCGATCGTGGGTGTGCAGTTCCACCCCGAGAGCGTGCTCACCGAGGGCGGCTACCGGCTGCTGGGCAACTGGCTCGATGGCCTCGGGATGGACGGTGCGGCGATTCGCGGCGCCGGGCTCAGCCCGCACCGCGAGATCGTCTGA
- the pknB gene encoding Stk1 family PASTA domain-containing Ser/Thr kinase, with protein sequence MSAEPRVLSGRYRLDELIGRGGMASVYRGQDLTLGREVAIKVLEKDLAADKTFRTRFRLEAQAASRMSHPAVVRVYDAGEDVDVYADGSRHPVPYIVMELVRGRLLKEIIASGPVPVADALRYTDGILEALEYSHRAGVVHRDIKPGNVMVTGQGQVKVMDFGIARAVSDSSSTVAETTAIIGTAAYFSPEQAKGEPVDGRADLYSAGIVLYEMLTGRPPFRGDTPVAVAYQHVSETPVTPSEVVETVPRNLDAVVLRAIAKDPFQRYQDAASFRAALDAAGDGKTPTRRQVKTLTSELYGANPRQAAETARSLRQLSTDNTMTRTQTGPPVAWIWTGVAVLAVLLISLLIWVMTIQPGSQIPANARIVPDVVDMSWDRAEELLLAQDLEAKPVEESSEQIAEGNVIRTDPAGATSVERGQTITVYVSTGQEMATVPLLINLSRTEAQAALEGAGLTLGAVTSRNDPDLAEGTVISAPYDEGDEVPVGTVVSLEVASGKVTVEDMNRYPLDAAESKIDGLNLTAEVIEDPGCAANPDGPSVASQTPVGDVPIHSTVQLTVCTGE encoded by the coding sequence GTGTCAGCAGAGCCACGCGTCCTTTCGGGGCGCTACCGCCTCGATGAGCTCATCGGCCGCGGTGGCATGGCCAGTGTGTACCGCGGGCAGGACCTGACGCTCGGCCGCGAAGTGGCCATCAAGGTGCTCGAGAAGGACCTCGCCGCCGACAAGACCTTCCGCACCCGGTTCCGCCTCGAGGCGCAGGCTGCTTCGCGCATGTCGCACCCCGCCGTCGTCCGGGTCTATGACGCCGGCGAGGATGTCGACGTCTATGCGGACGGTTCCCGGCATCCGGTCCCCTACATCGTCATGGAGCTCGTCCGCGGACGGCTGCTCAAGGAGATCATCGCGTCGGGCCCCGTGCCGGTCGCCGATGCCCTGCGCTACACCGACGGCATCCTCGAGGCGCTCGAGTACTCGCACCGCGCCGGCGTCGTCCACCGCGACATCAAGCCCGGCAATGTGATGGTCACCGGGCAGGGCCAGGTCAAGGTGATGGACTTCGGCATCGCCCGCGCCGTATCCGACTCGTCCTCGACCGTCGCCGAGACGACCGCGATCATCGGGACCGCCGCGTACTTCTCGCCCGAGCAGGCCAAGGGCGAACCCGTCGACGGCCGCGCCGACCTGTACTCCGCGGGCATCGTGCTCTACGAGATGCTCACCGGACGCCCACCCTTCCGCGGCGACACTCCGGTCGCCGTCGCATACCAGCATGTGAGCGAGACCCCCGTCACCCCGTCCGAGGTCGTCGAAACCGTGCCGCGGAATCTGGATGCCGTGGTTCTGCGCGCCATCGCCAAGGACCCGTTCCAGCGCTACCAGGACGCCGCGTCGTTCCGCGCGGCGCTCGATGCCGCCGGCGACGGCAAGACGCCCACCCGCCGGCAGGTGAAGACCCTCACGAGCGAGCTGTACGGCGCCAACCCTCGCCAGGCCGCCGAGACGGCGCGGTCGCTGCGGCAGCTGAGCACCGACAACACGATGACCCGCACGCAGACCGGCCCCCCGGTCGCCTGGATCTGGACGGGCGTCGCAGTGCTCGCCGTCCTGCTGATCTCGCTGCTGATCTGGGTGATGACGATCCAGCCGGGCTCGCAGATCCCGGCGAACGCGCGCATCGTCCCCGACGTGGTGGACATGTCGTGGGACCGTGCCGAAGAGCTGCTCCTCGCGCAGGATCTGGAGGCCAAACCGGTCGAAGAGAGCAGTGAGCAGATCGCCGAGGGCAACGTCATCCGCACCGATCCGGCCGGGGCCACCTCGGTCGAGCGCGGCCAGACGATCACCGTCTATGTGTCCACCGGTCAGGAGATGGCGACCGTCCCCCTGCTGATCAACCTCTCGCGCACCGAGGCCCAGGCGGCCCTGGAGGGTGCCGGGCTGACGCTGGGCGCGGTGACGAGCCGCAACGATCCCGACCTGGCCGAGGGCACGGTCATCTCGGCGCCCTACGACGAGGGCGACGAGGTGCCGGTCGGCACCGTCGTGAGCCTCGAGGTCGCCAGCGGCAAGGTGACGGTCGAGGACATGAACCGATACCCGCTGGACGCCGCCGAATCGAAGATCGACGGCCTGAATCTCACGGCAGAGGTCATCGAGGACCCCGGATGTGCAGCCAATCCTGACGGACCGTCGGTCGCTTCGCAGACCCCTGTCGGGGACGTCCCCATCCACTCGACCGTGCAGCTCACCGTCTGCACCGGGGAGTGA
- a CDS encoding rhomboid family intramembrane serine protease yields the protein MSTAFGSNPENFCYRHPDRQSFVLCQRCLRTICAECQTPLPVGVICPECLAAQQGQQKQQQKAHAATVKRMPRHLRPARRSDSRPVVTYALVIITSALYLIGMLPQVGTQVQLWLMFNSAFVLPGPAFQPWRLLTVTLVHASIWHVALNMLALWALGRSLEPLLGRWRFLALYLLSAIGGSVLVALLAPGTWVVGASGAVWGLLGAMFIIGRHIGANVTAIAVLLGLNLVITFLPGSNISWQAHIGGGLVGLLVGFIFARTRALRQQKLQVWLLVATAVGLLALLAIPALLYT from the coding sequence GTGAGCACCGCTTTCGGCAGCAATCCCGAGAACTTCTGCTACCGGCATCCCGACCGGCAGAGCTTCGTGCTGTGTCAGCGGTGCCTGCGGACCATCTGCGCCGAATGCCAGACGCCGCTGCCCGTCGGCGTGATCTGCCCGGAATGCCTCGCGGCGCAGCAGGGGCAGCAGAAGCAGCAGCAGAAAGCGCACGCCGCGACGGTGAAGCGCATGCCGCGGCATCTGCGCCCCGCGCGGCGCAGCGACTCACGGCCGGTCGTCACCTACGCGCTCGTGATCATCACCAGTGCGCTGTACCTGATCGGGATGCTCCCGCAGGTCGGCACCCAGGTGCAGCTGTGGCTCATGTTCAACAGTGCGTTCGTCCTGCCGGGGCCGGCCTTCCAGCCGTGGCGACTGCTGACGGTCACCCTCGTGCACGCGAGCATCTGGCACGTGGCGCTGAACATGCTGGCGCTGTGGGCGCTCGGTCGCAGTCTCGAACCTCTGCTCGGCCGTTGGCGCTTCCTCGCGCTCTACCTGCTCAGCGCCATCGGCGGTTCGGTGCTGGTCGCCCTGCTCGCGCCGGGAACCTGGGTGGTCGGCGCGTCGGGCGCGGTGTGGGGACTGCTGGGCGCGATGTTCATCATCGGCCGGCACATCGGCGCGAACGTCACCGCGATCGCCGTGCTGCTGGGCCTGAACCTGGTGATCACATTCCTGCCTGGATCGAACATCTCGTGGCAGGCGCATATCGGCGGCGGGCTGGTCGGCCTGCTCGTCGGATTCATCTTCGCGCGCACCCGCGCGCTGCGTCAGCAGAAGCTGCAGGTGTGGCTGCTGGTGGCGACGGCAGTCGGACTGCTCGCCCTCCTGGCGATCCCGGCGCTGCTGTACACCTGA